One Paraburkholderia dioscoreae DNA segment encodes these proteins:
- the flhB gene encoding flagellar biosynthesis protein FlhB, which produces MAEDSDLEKTESATPRRLQKAREEGQIVRSRELSTFALLAAGFFGVWGMSGSIGEHLQGMLRAAFTFDHAGAFETRRMLIGAGVASREGLYALLPILAFTGAAALFAPMALGGWQLSSKGLEPKFDRLNPIAGLGKMFSINGPIQLGLSLVKTLVVGVIGGTAIWNRREEILALATQPLQLALANTVHLIAVCCGMTVAGMFVVAALDVPYQLWQFHKKLRMSKEEVKREHRESEGDPHVKGRIRQQQRAIARRRMMTNVPKADVVVTNPTHFAVALQYTDGEMRAPKVVAKGVNLVAARIREIAAENNVPLLEAPPLARALYHNVELNREIPGPLYGAVAEVLAWVYQLRRFRTEGGAVPMAPTELDVPAELDKGGVSDDQADQEAADTLNPAMNPDNDASGASA; this is translated from the coding sequence GTGGCAGAGGATAGCGACCTCGAAAAAACCGAATCAGCCACGCCCCGGCGCCTGCAGAAGGCGCGCGAGGAAGGGCAGATCGTGCGTTCGCGGGAGCTGTCCACGTTTGCCCTGCTGGCGGCAGGGTTCTTCGGCGTGTGGGGGATGTCGGGCAGCATTGGTGAACATTTGCAGGGCATGTTGCGCGCGGCCTTCACGTTCGATCATGCCGGTGCCTTCGAAACCCGCCGCATGCTGATCGGCGCGGGCGTGGCGAGCCGCGAAGGGCTTTACGCGCTACTGCCGATCCTCGCCTTTACCGGCGCGGCCGCCCTGTTCGCGCCGATGGCGCTGGGCGGCTGGCAGTTGTCGTCAAAAGGCCTCGAACCGAAGTTCGACCGCCTCAATCCGATCGCCGGCCTCGGCAAGATGTTTTCGATCAACGGACCGATCCAGCTCGGCTTGTCGCTCGTCAAGACGCTGGTGGTGGGCGTGATCGGCGGTACGGCGATCTGGAACCGCCGTGAAGAGATTCTCGCGCTGGCGACCCAGCCGTTGCAGCTCGCGCTCGCCAACACCGTGCATCTGATCGCCGTGTGCTGCGGCATGACGGTGGCGGGCATGTTCGTCGTCGCCGCGCTGGATGTGCCGTATCAACTGTGGCAGTTCCACAAGAAACTGCGCATGTCGAAGGAAGAAGTGAAGCGCGAACACCGCGAAAGCGAAGGCGATCCGCATGTCAAAGGCCGGATTCGCCAGCAGCAGCGTGCGATTGCCCGCCGCCGCATGATGACCAACGTGCCCAAGGCCGACGTGGTGGTGACCAACCCGACGCACTTTGCGGTGGCGCTGCAATACACCGACGGCGAGATGCGCGCGCCGAAAGTCGTCGCCAAGGGCGTGAACCTGGTGGCCGCGCGGATTCGCGAAATCGCCGCCGAAAACAACGTGCCGTTGCTGGAAGCGCCGCCGCTCGCGCGGGCGCTGTATCACAACGTCGAACTGAACCGCGAGATTCCGGGCCCGCTGTATGGCGCGGTCGCCGAGGTGCTCGCGTGGGTGTATCAGTTGCGACGCTTCAGAACCGAAGGCGGCGCCGTGCCGATGGCGCCGACCGAGCTCGACGTGCCCGCCGAACTCGACAAGGGCGGCGTATCGGACGACCAAGCCGATCAGGAAGCCGCCGACACGCTCAATCCCGCCATGAACCCCGATAACGACGCTTCAGGAGCCTCCGCATGA
- the cheZ gene encoding protein phosphatase CheZ: MNLPTNAQGAEAVHESGDFASDRILARIGQLTRTLRDSMRELGLDKHVERAAEAVPDARDRLKYIADMTEQAAERVLSAIDVAKPLQEQLKDDAGKLDARWEQWYAAPIEREEVRALMNDTRTFLRGVPEAASATNAQLMEIMLAQDFQDLTGQVIKKITDVVYLIEQQLLGVLVENIALERREQFAANAAALAAEVSPTGSPEHLLNGPQINPEGKADVVQDQSQVDDLLASLGF; this comes from the coding sequence GTGAATCTGCCGACCAACGCGCAAGGCGCCGAAGCGGTCCACGAGAGCGGCGACTTCGCGTCCGACCGTATCCTCGCCCGCATTGGACAACTGACGCGCACGCTGCGCGACTCGATGCGCGAGCTCGGGCTCGACAAGCATGTCGAGCGTGCGGCGGAAGCCGTGCCCGATGCTCGCGACCGTCTGAAATATATCGCGGATATGACCGAGCAGGCCGCCGAGCGCGTGCTGTCCGCGATCGACGTCGCCAAACCGCTCCAGGAGCAGTTGAAGGACGACGCGGGCAAACTCGACGCGCGTTGGGAGCAGTGGTATGCGGCGCCGATCGAGCGCGAGGAAGTGCGCGCGTTGATGAACGACACGCGAACCTTCCTGCGCGGCGTGCCGGAGGCGGCAAGCGCGACCAATGCGCAGCTCATGGAGATCATGCTCGCACAGGATTTCCAGGATCTGACGGGCCAGGTCATCAAGAAGATCACGGACGTCGTGTACCTGATCGAGCAGCAGCTGCTCGGCGTGCTGGTCGAGAACATCGCGCTCGAACGGCGCGAGCAGTTCGCGGCGAACGCGGCGGCGCTGGCGGCCGAAGTCTCGCCGACCGGCAGCCCCGAACATCTGCTGAACGGTCCGCAGATCAATCCGGAAGGCAAGGCGGATGTGGTGCAGGACCAGTCGCAAGTCGACGATCTGCTGGCAAGCCTCGGTTTCTGA
- the cheY gene encoding chemotaxis response regulator CheY: MDKGMKILVVDDFPTMRRIVRNLLKELGYSNVDEAEDGQAGLARLRGGTYDFVISDWNMPNLDGLAMLKEIRADANLTHLPVLMVTAESKKENIIAAAQAGASGYVVKPFTAATLDEKLNKILEKMAKAGS; this comes from the coding sequence ATGGATAAGGGAATGAAGATTCTGGTTGTTGACGACTTTCCGACGATGCGCCGGATCGTTCGCAACCTCCTCAAAGAGCTCGGCTACTCGAATGTCGACGAGGCGGAAGACGGTCAGGCCGGTCTCGCGCGTTTGCGCGGGGGCACGTACGACTTCGTGATTTCCGACTGGAACATGCCGAACCTCGACGGTCTGGCCATGCTCAAGGAAATCCGCGCCGACGCCAACCTGACGCATTTGCCGGTGCTGATGGTGACAGCCGAGTCGAAGAAGGAAAACATCATCGCGGCGGCCCAGGCCGGCGCGAGCGGTTATGTCGTCAAGCCGTTCACGGCCGCGACGCTCGACGAGAAGCTCAACAAGATTCTCGAGAAGATGGCCAAAGCCGGGAGCTGA
- a CDS encoding DUF2844 domain-containing protein, which produces MWSLVRRAGIVTALALPCSLIIVQSARAGLGGAPMTPPSDASVSSRTVQPGSGAVNAAQGVMRSASSAASSASASSSYTVRETALGNGTMVREYLAADGSVFGIAWRGPQMPDLNDLLGSYFPQYVAGVKAARAARGGGRGPVAVDQSSLVVRSGGHMGAFSGQAWLPPALPAGVSGSDIQ; this is translated from the coding sequence ATGTGGAGTCTTGTACGCCGCGCCGGCATCGTTACGGCGCTTGCCTTGCCCTGTTCGTTAATCATCGTGCAGTCCGCTCGTGCGGGACTGGGCGGCGCCCCCATGACGCCGCCTTCTGACGCGTCCGTTTCTTCCCGCACCGTCCAGCCCGGTAGCGGCGCCGTCAACGCGGCCCAGGGCGTGATGCGTTCCGCGTCCAGCGCGGCTTCCTCAGCTTCGGCTTCCTCCTCTTATACGGTGCGTGAGACGGCGCTCGGCAACGGCACCATGGTCCGCGAATATCTCGCCGCGGACGGTTCCGTCTTCGGCATTGCATGGCGCGGCCCGCAAATGCCGGATCTGAACGATCTGCTCGGCAGCTATTTTCCGCAGTATGTGGCCGGCGTGAAGGCCGCACGCGCGGCGCGCGGCGGCGGCCGTGGCCCCGTCGCGGTCGACCAGAGCAGCCTCGTGGTGCGCTCCGGCGGCCATATGGGCGCGTTCAGCGGCCAGGCGTGGTTGCCGCCCGCGCTGCCCGCCGGCGTCAGCGGTTCCGACATCCAGTAA
- the flhA gene encoding flagellar biosynthesis protein FlhA has protein sequence MNARAGFLARRPDALSGTNLRALAGPVLICMILGMMILPLPPFLLDLLFTFNIALSVMVLLVSMYTMKPLDFAAFPSVLLFSTLLRLSLNVASTRVVLLEGHTGPDAAGQVIESFGHFLVGGNFAVGIVVFIILMVINFMVITKGAGRIAEVSARFTLDAMPGKQMAIDADLNAGLINEEQARKRRSEVSQEAEFYGSMDGASKFVRGDAIAGLLIMVINIVGGLIVGMVQHGMDFASAGKNYTLLTIGDGLVAQIPSLVISTAAGVIVSRVATNEDIGTQLTGQLFTNPRVLVITGCILVLMGLIPGMPHFAFLLLGGGLIQLGRTMKKRAEDRKNTTALVDVAPAAMAPVENTEASWDDVTMIDTLGLEVGYRLIPLVDKNSDGELLKRIKSIRKKFAQEIGFLPPVIHIRDNLELRPNGYRIALKGVEVGVGEAYPGQWLAINPGQVSAALPGTPTQDPAFGLPAIWIDTNLREQAQVYGYTVVDSSTVVATHLNHLVVTHASELLGRREVQALLERMQKDTPSLVDDLVPKSLPLTTLQKVLQNLLEEGVPIRDMRTILEALSEHTPKLTDAHDLTAAVRLALGRAITQQWFPGTGDMQVMGLDSNLERVLSQALSTGSNPGLEPGLAHTLLNETQKAMTRQQNLGLAPVLLVQHALRPMLARFLRRSLPQLKVLSYAEVPDTRNIKVVNLIGAHG, from the coding sequence ATGAACGCTCGCGCCGGTTTCCTCGCTCGACGGCCGGATGCCTTGAGCGGCACCAATTTGCGCGCCCTCGCCGGGCCGGTGCTGATCTGCATGATCCTCGGCATGATGATTCTGCCGTTGCCGCCGTTCCTGCTGGATCTGCTGTTCACCTTCAACATCGCGCTGTCCGTGATGGTGCTGCTCGTCAGCATGTACACGATGAAGCCGCTCGACTTCGCCGCGTTCCCGAGCGTGCTGCTGTTCTCGACCTTGCTGCGCCTCTCGCTGAACGTGGCGTCCACGCGGGTCGTGCTGCTCGAAGGCCACACCGGACCGGACGCGGCCGGCCAGGTGATCGAGTCGTTCGGCCACTTCCTCGTGGGCGGCAACTTCGCCGTCGGTATCGTCGTCTTCATCATCCTGATGGTGATCAACTTCATGGTGATCACCAAGGGCGCGGGGCGCATCGCGGAAGTGTCCGCGCGCTTCACGCTCGACGCGATGCCCGGCAAGCAGATGGCGATCGACGCCGACCTGAACGCCGGCCTCATCAACGAGGAACAGGCCCGCAAGCGCCGCTCCGAAGTTTCGCAGGAGGCCGAGTTCTACGGGTCGATGGACGGCGCGAGCAAGTTTGTGCGCGGCGACGCGATCGCCGGTCTGCTGATCATGGTGATCAACATCGTGGGTGGCCTGATCGTCGGGATGGTCCAGCACGGCATGGACTTCGCGTCCGCGGGCAAGAACTACACGCTGTTGACCATTGGTGACGGCCTCGTTGCGCAGATTCCTTCGCTGGTGATTTCGACGGCGGCCGGCGTGATCGTCTCGCGGGTCGCGACCAACGAAGACATCGGCACGCAGCTTACCGGCCAGTTGTTCACGAATCCGCGCGTGCTGGTGATCACCGGCTGCATTCTCGTGCTGATGGGCCTGATTCCGGGCATGCCGCATTTCGCGTTTCTGCTTCTCGGCGGCGGTCTGATCCAGCTGGGCCGCACCATGAAAAAGCGTGCCGAGGATCGCAAGAACACCACGGCGCTCGTCGACGTCGCGCCGGCCGCGATGGCGCCGGTCGAAAACACCGAAGCCAGCTGGGACGACGTGACGATGATCGACACGCTCGGCCTGGAAGTCGGCTACCGGCTGATTCCGCTCGTCGACAAGAACTCGGACGGCGAACTGCTCAAGCGGATCAAGAGCATCCGCAAGAAGTTCGCGCAGGAAATCGGCTTTCTGCCACCGGTCATTCATATCCGCGACAACCTGGAACTGCGGCCGAACGGCTATCGCATCGCGCTAAAGGGCGTGGAGGTGGGCGTTGGCGAAGCGTATCCGGGGCAATGGCTGGCGATCAATCCGGGCCAGGTTTCCGCCGCGCTGCCCGGCACGCCGACACAGGATCCCGCCTTCGGCCTGCCGGCCATCTGGATCGACACGAATCTGCGCGAACAGGCCCAGGTTTATGGCTACACCGTGGTCGATTCGAGCACGGTGGTGGCCACGCACCTGAATCACCTCGTGGTCACGCATGCGTCGGAACTGCTCGGCCGCCGGGAAGTGCAGGCACTGCTCGAACGGATGCAGAAGGACACGCCGTCGCTGGTCGACGATCTGGTGCCGAAGTCGTTGCCGCTCACCACGCTGCAAAAGGTGCTGCAAAACCTGCTGGAAGAAGGCGTGCCGATTCGCGACATGCGCACGATTCTCGAAGCGCTCTCCGAACACACGCCGAAGCTCACCGACGCGCACGACCTCACCGCCGCCGTGCGCCTCGCGCTGGGTCGCGCGATCACGCAGCAGTGGTTCCCGGGCACCGGCGACATGCAGGTGATGGGCCTCGATTCGAATCTCGAACGGGTGCTCTCACAGGCGCTCTCGACCGGTTCCAATCCGGGTCTCGAACCAGGTCTCGCGCATACCTTGCTGAACGAAACCCAGAAGGCGATGACGCGTCAGCAGAATCTCGGGCTCGCGCCCGTGCTGCTGGTGCAGCACGCTTTGCGGCCGATGCTTGCGCGCTTCCTGCGCCGCAGCCTGCCGCAGTTGAAGGTGCTGTCGTATGCGGAAGTGCCCGACACGCGCAATATCAAGGTGGTGAATTTGATCGGTGCGCACGGTTAG
- a CDS encoding DUF3443 domain-containing protein has product MRTKHIAVKFKGWMQAVAAVALVSALVACGGGGGSSNDSSTTLNGGSLPASPTQQPIAATAANTVPITVGPGTSGVVNIPTVSVTVCAPGSNSNCQTIDNIQVDTGSFGLRVVNSALNPSLLNTLPVSTVSGSGAQLAECATFADGFTWGTVRTATIAIGSERTTAAIPLQIIGDKDASTVPTRGCGSGSAENTVGDLGANGILGIGTSPTDCGGVCASAATAMNYSNYFACPGGVSCTRTPVPLAQQVANPVVYFPADNNGVIVQMPPVPTTGASSATGTLVFGIGTQSNNALTGVQIFTTDTFGDLNSSVFNGTTVQAFLDSGSNGYFFTDSSIALCGSNFAGFYCPSSAQTRSVTLVGLNNNQATASIGILSAATLFGNGGNYAFNDLAGQIGGSSSFDLGLPFFYGRHVYYGFDQTLNGGQAPYVAF; this is encoded by the coding sequence ATGCGAACCAAGCATATTGCTGTGAAGTTCAAGGGTTGGATGCAGGCCGTCGCGGCGGTGGCGCTGGTGTCGGCACTCGTCGCGTGCGGCGGTGGCGGCGGCAGTTCCAACGATTCGTCGACCACGCTGAACGGCGGCTCGCTGCCGGCCAGCCCGACCCAGCAGCCGATCGCCGCGACCGCGGCGAACACCGTGCCGATCACGGTCGGTCCGGGCACGAGCGGGGTCGTCAACATTCCGACGGTCAGCGTGACCGTCTGCGCGCCCGGATCGAACTCGAATTGCCAGACTATCGACAATATCCAGGTCGATACCGGCTCGTTCGGGTTGCGCGTGGTCAACTCGGCTTTGAACCCCTCGCTGCTCAATACGTTGCCTGTCAGTACCGTCAGCGGCAGCGGCGCGCAACTCGCCGAATGCGCGACTTTCGCGGACGGCTTCACCTGGGGCACGGTGCGCACCGCGACCATCGCGATAGGCAGTGAAAGAACGACGGCGGCGATTCCGCTGCAGATCATCGGCGACAAGGACGCCAGCACGGTGCCCACACGCGGTTGCGGCAGCGGCTCGGCCGAGAACACGGTTGGCGATCTCGGCGCCAACGGCATTCTCGGCATCGGCACGTCGCCCACGGATTGCGGCGGCGTTTGCGCGAGCGCGGCAACCGCCATGAATTACAGCAACTACTTCGCGTGTCCGGGCGGCGTCTCCTGTACCCGCACGCCGGTGCCGCTGGCCCAACAGGTGGCCAATCCGGTCGTCTATTTCCCGGCCGACAACAACGGTGTGATCGTGCAGATGCCGCCGGTGCCGACCACCGGCGCGTCTTCCGCCACCGGCACACTGGTGTTCGGCATCGGTACGCAGTCGAACAATGCGCTCACCGGCGTCCAGATCTTCACCACCGACACCTTCGGCGATCTGAACAGCAGCGTGTTCAACGGCACGACGGTGCAGGCGTTCCTCGATTCGGGCTCGAACGGCTACTTCTTTACCGATAGTTCCATCGCGCTGTGCGGCAGCAACTTCGCGGGCTTTTACTGCCCGTCGTCAGCGCAAACCCGGTCGGTGACGCTGGTCGGATTGAACAATAACCAGGCAACCGCCAGCATCGGCATCCTGAGTGCGGCGACGTTGTTCGGCAACGGCGGCAACTATGCATTCAATGATCTCGCCGGACAGATCGGCGGCAGCAGCAGCTTCGATCTCGGTCTGCCGTTCTTCTACGGCCGGCACGTCTACTACGGCTTCGATCAGACCTTGAACGGCGGTCAGGCGCCTTACGTGGCCTTCTGA
- the flhF gene encoding flagellar biosynthesis protein FlhF, with protein MNIRKFVGATSRDALRLVREALGADAVVLSNRTMDDGSVEIVALADSDLAAITPKIPRASAGAAQAGPMNVTGGQPALAAPRALPAATPMQTNPYASGMPDVFSSVFGASPEAGAENPGNGAFNTSTHSNAHSSHADDDASDAPAAVMKPAASAPKATLPGTPVKAATGAPSQPVSLDRPSARAAASRLTEDIRADLLKAAGVPAAPGASAADAQTPRTMAESNPWLIDHARRIAAEQQQQGAYSARPAAMTPAAAMARGLGAAVEPGNAAAPQAVDAPDWAREGAQAAARRAAQKNTPQSSSSEDARTPASVAEAIKTRMEQVVNDTVMSELSSMRGMMEEHFAGLLWGERQRRNPARAALTKHLFAAGFSAQLVQMMVDNLPDDVESMEGGMDWVRSVLESNLPVMEDEDALMERGGVFALMGPTGVGKTTTTAKLAARCVMRFGASKVALLTTDSYRIGGHEQLRIFGKILGVSVHAVKDGADLQLALSELRNKHIVLIDTIGMSQRDRLVSDQIAMLCHAGQPVQRLLLLNATSHGDTLNEVVQAYQRAPDQQPLAGCILTKLDEATNLGGVLDTVIRYKLPVHYVSTGQKVPENLYVATRKFLIKSTFCIPRDNSPFVPHDDDIPGLLSALSARSTAELHEVRFG; from the coding sequence TTGAACATTCGTAAATTTGTCGGCGCTACCAGTCGTGATGCGCTGCGTCTCGTGCGCGAAGCGTTGGGCGCGGATGCCGTCGTGCTCTCCAATCGCACGATGGACGACGGCAGCGTCGAGATCGTCGCGCTGGCCGACAGCGACCTCGCCGCCATCACGCCGAAGATCCCGCGCGCAAGCGCCGGTGCGGCGCAGGCTGGGCCGATGAATGTCACGGGCGGACAGCCCGCGCTTGCGGCACCGCGCGCTTTGCCGGCCGCAACACCGATGCAGACGAACCCGTATGCGAGCGGCATGCCCGATGTGTTCTCGTCGGTGTTCGGCGCAAGCCCGGAAGCCGGTGCGGAGAATCCGGGCAACGGCGCTTTCAACACCAGCACCCATTCGAACGCCCATTCCAGCCACGCCGACGACGACGCGAGCGACGCACCGGCTGCCGTCATGAAGCCGGCCGCGAGCGCGCCGAAGGCCACGTTGCCCGGCACACCGGTCAAGGCAGCCACGGGGGCGCCGTCGCAACCGGTCAGCCTCGATCGCCCGAGCGCCCGTGCCGCAGCCTCGCGTCTCACCGAAGATATTCGCGCCGATCTCCTCAAAGCCGCCGGCGTGCCGGCCGCACCTGGAGCATCGGCTGCCGACGCGCAGACGCCGCGCACGATGGCCGAATCGAACCCCTGGCTGATCGACCACGCGCGCCGCATTGCCGCCGAGCAACAGCAACAAGGCGCATACAGCGCGCGCCCCGCCGCGATGACACCGGCCGCCGCGATGGCCAGGGGTCTCGGCGCCGCCGTCGAACCCGGCAACGCCGCCGCGCCGCAAGCCGTCGACGCGCCCGACTGGGCGCGCGAAGGCGCGCAAGCTGCCGCGCGCCGCGCCGCGCAGAAAAACACACCGCAGTCGTCATCGAGCGAGGACGCCCGCACGCCCGCCTCGGTCGCCGAAGCGATCAAGACGCGCATGGAGCAGGTCGTCAACGACACCGTGATGAGCGAACTGTCGTCGATGCGCGGGATGATGGAAGAACACTTCGCCGGCTTGCTGTGGGGCGAGCGTCAGCGCCGCAACCCGGCGCGCGCCGCCCTCACCAAGCATCTGTTTGCCGCCGGCTTCTCCGCGCAGCTCGTGCAGATGATGGTCGACAACCTGCCCGACGATGTCGAGAGCATGGAAGGCGGTATGGATTGGGTCCGCTCGGTACTCGAATCGAATCTGCCGGTGATGGAGGACGAAGACGCGCTGATGGAGCGCGGCGGCGTATTCGCGCTGATGGGCCCGACAGGCGTCGGCAAGACGACGACTACCGCCAAGCTGGCCGCGCGCTGCGTGATGCGCTTCGGCGCCAGCAAGGTCGCGCTGCTCACCACCGACAGCTACCGCATCGGCGGCCACGAACAACTGCGCATCTTCGGCAAGATTCTCGGCGTCTCGGTGCATGCGGTGAAAGACGGCGCCGACCTGCAACTCGCGCTCTCCGAACTGCGCAACAAGCACATCGTGCTGATCGACACGATCGGCATGAGCCAGCGCGACCGCCTCGTTTCCGACCAGATCGCGATGCTGTGCCACGCCGGTCAGCCGGTGCAGCGCCTGTTGCTGCTCAACGCAACGAGCCACGGCGACACGCTCAACGAAGTCGTGCAGGCCTATCAGCGCGCGCCGGACCAGCAGCCGCTCGCCGGCTGCATTCTCACCAAGCTCGACGAAGCCACCAATCTCGGCGGCGTGCTCGATACGGTGATCCGCTACAAGCTGCCGGTGCATTACGTGTCGACCGGTCAGAAGGTGCCGGAGAACCTGTACGTCGCGACCCGCAAATTCCTGATCAAGAGCACCTTCTGCATACCGCGCGACAACTCGCCGTTCGTGCCGCACGACGACGACATTCCGGGATTGTTGTCCGCGTTGTCCGCGCGTTCCACGGCCGAATTGCACGAGGTTCGCTTTGGATAA